A DNA window from Cobetia marina contains the following coding sequences:
- a CDS encoding amidohydrolase family protein produces the protein MLKLASRPVRFSRLSCLRQRPLLQGALALLLGLAGSMAVAEPVAADETRDYHYSDAHLHFVDFFQQGDGLGALLDVMDEAQVDHALITGIGVAKKWQQDAPKKPRYYMGDDGPVYWYSGTDYILAEALTRAPEPVQARFSPFITGFNPTDLNAADEIRQLMAIYPGFWKGIGEVFTRHDDLTRLTEGETPRANHPALRKVYALAAEKGLPVMVHSNVTSKREGHEGLYLEEFESAVRDNPDTTFIWAHAGTSAELNRRLGRMTWLHGEIERMLETYPNLNIDLSWSVLEPYLLDDKGQPRARWVKLVERFPQRFVLGSDVVGRFGSVGDILASYTPFLDALSPQTAHNVARDNFLRLVRLPVE, from the coding sequence ATGCTGAAGCTTGCCTCTCGCCCCGTCCGTTTCTCTCGCCTGTCCTGTCTGCGCCAGCGTCCTCTCCTCCAGGGGGCGCTGGCGTTGCTGTTGGGGCTTGCCGGCAGCATGGCTGTCGCCGAGCCCGTGGCTGCCGATGAGACACGCGATTATCACTACAGCGACGCCCACCTGCACTTCGTCGACTTCTTCCAGCAGGGCGATGGCTTGGGGGCCTTGCTGGATGTCATGGATGAGGCGCAGGTGGATCATGCCCTGATCACGGGCATCGGTGTCGCCAAGAAATGGCAGCAGGACGCGCCCAAGAAGCCGCGTTACTACATGGGTGATGATGGGCCGGTCTACTGGTACTCCGGTACCGATTACATTCTGGCCGAGGCGTTGACTCGCGCTCCCGAGCCGGTCCAGGCGCGTTTCTCGCCGTTCATCACCGGCTTCAACCCCACTGATCTGAATGCTGCCGATGAGATTCGCCAGTTGATGGCGATCTATCCCGGCTTCTGGAAAGGCATCGGCGAGGTCTTCACGCGTCATGATGACCTGACGCGCCTGACCGAGGGCGAGACGCCACGAGCCAATCATCCCGCCTTGAGAAAGGTCTATGCGCTGGCGGCGGAGAAGGGCCTGCCGGTGATGGTGCATTCCAATGTCACCAGCAAGCGTGAGGGGCATGAGGGGCTGTATCTCGAGGAATTCGAGAGTGCGGTGCGCGACAATCCGGACACGACCTTCATCTGGGCACACGCGGGTACCAGTGCCGAGCTCAATCGTCGCCTGGGGCGCATGACATGGCTGCACGGCGAGATCGAGCGCATGCTGGAAACCTATCCCAACCTGAATATCGACCTGTCCTGGTCAGTGCTGGAGCCGTATCTGCTGGATGACAAGGGCCAGCCGCGTGCGCGCTGGGTCAAGCTGGTCGAGCGCTTCCCACAGCGCTTCGTGCTTGGCAGTGACGTGGTCGGGCGCTTCGGCTCGGTGGGCGATATCCTGGCAAGTTACACGCCATTCCTCGATGCCCTGTCGCCACAGACGGCGCACAATGTCGCCCGTGACAACTTCCTGCGCCTGGTCAGACTGCCTGTCGAATAG
- a CDS encoding DUF2061 domain-containing protein produces the protein MIKTLTFASMHFSIAFGVTYLLTGDIVVGGLVAIVEPAVNTVAFFFHEKVWNRVTARRQQAAEQQASRPSGMNGAVLAS, from the coding sequence ATGATCAAGACATTGACCTTTGCCAGCATGCACTTCTCCATCGCCTTCGGTGTCACCTACCTGCTGACCGGTGACATCGTGGTCGGCGGTCTGGTCGCCATCGTCGAGCCTGCGGTCAACACCGTCGCCTTCTTCTTCCACGAGAAGGTCTGGAATCGTGTGACTGCCCGTCGTCAGCAGGCAGCTGAACAACAGGCCAGCCGCCCCTCCGGCATGAATGGTGCGGTATTGGCGAGCTGA
- the glsB gene encoding glutaminase B → MRSRTMQLHSHPLCLLKVAMTPPLDSDALQTLLERLSNDASRCFNEGKVADYIPALAQVDPDQFGIAVCHVDGRVQYAGDAHTRFSIQSISKVHALVLAMQRLESDEIWSRVGREPSGQAFNSIMQLEVENGIPRNPFINAGALLITDLLVSRIVSIQNTLREQLRRLSGSPDIGFDEKVARSEMDHKARNASLAYLMQAYGNVHSDVDDLLDTYFHSCSVSMNCVELARSFAFLANRGVNPLDGKEVVSPLETRQLNALLLTCGLYDAAGDFAWRVGLPGKSGVGGGIIAILPGQMSICVWSPRLDGYGNSIAGRHALEGLVAGMGLSPLG, encoded by the coding sequence ATGCGCAGCCGTACCATGCAATTGCATTCCCATCCACTCTGTCTCCTCAAGGTCGCCATGACGCCGCCACTCGACTCTGATGCCCTCCAGACGCTGCTTGAACGCCTGTCCAATGATGCCAGCCGCTGCTTCAACGAGGGCAAGGTCGCGGATTACATCCCGGCCCTGGCGCAGGTGGACCCGGATCAGTTCGGGATTGCCGTCTGTCATGTCGATGGCCGCGTCCAGTATGCCGGGGATGCACACACGCGCTTCTCGATCCAGTCGATCTCCAAGGTCCACGCGCTGGTACTGGCGATGCAGCGTCTGGAAAGCGACGAGATATGGTCACGCGTGGGACGTGAACCCTCTGGCCAGGCGTTCAATTCGATCATGCAGCTGGAGGTCGAGAACGGCATTCCACGCAACCCGTTCATCAATGCCGGGGCACTGCTGATCACGGACCTGCTGGTCTCGCGCATCGTCTCGATCCAGAACACGCTGCGTGAACAACTCAGACGCCTGTCCGGCAGCCCCGACATCGGCTTCGACGAGAAGGTGGCGCGCTCCGAGATGGACCACAAGGCACGCAATGCCTCGCTCGCCTACCTGATGCAGGCCTATGGCAACGTGCACTCCGATGTGGATGACCTGCTGGACACCTACTTCCACAGCTGTTCGGTATCGATGAACTGCGTGGAGCTGGCCCGCAGCTTCGCCTTCCTGGCCAATCGTGGCGTCAATCCGCTGGATGGCAAGGAAGTGGTCTCACCCTTGGAGACACGCCAGCTCAATGCGCTATTGCTGACCTGTGGGCTCTATGACGCGGCGGGAGACTTCGCCTGGCGCGTGGGCCTGCCGGGCAAGAGTGGTGTCGGCGGCGGCATCATCGCCATCCTGCCGGGACAGATGAGCATCTGTGTGTGGTCGCCGCGCCTGGACGGCTATGGCAACTCGATTGCCGGCCGGCATGCATTGGAAGGATTGGTGGCGGGAATGGGGCTGTCACCGCTGGGCTGA
- a CDS encoding NAD-dependent succinate-semialdehyde dehydrogenase, with protein MEHLNDTSLFRPFAYIDGGWVAADSGEQIEVDNPATGEIIGRVPRLGYAETERAIEAAQNAFADWKETPALERADILMKWYALMQEHKDDLAQIMTLEQGKPLAESAGEIQYAASFLRWFAEEGQRVYGDTIPAAKRDQRIMVLKQPVGVVGAITPWNFPSSMITRKAGAALAAGCPIVVKPASQTPFSALALAVLAERAGVPRGVFNVVPGSARDIAKAMTDSRLVRKVTFTGSTEVGRGLMANASQHIQKISLELGGNAPFLVFEDADLDAAVEGAMAAKFRNAGQTCVCTNRFLVQSSVVNAFSEKLAAAMNAELTVGNGMEEGVKVGPLIDGDAVEKVTDHVQDALDKGAELLLGGHPHPLGGSFFTPTLISQVTPEMKVAREETFGPLAAIFPFESEEEAIEMANDTEFGLASYFYSTDLKRVWRVSEGLDYGMVGINTGLISNAAAPFGGTKASGLGREGSKYGLEEYMETKYLCLSLG; from the coding sequence ATGGAACATCTCAACGATACCAGTCTCTTTCGCCCCTTTGCCTATATCGATGGTGGTTGGGTCGCCGCGGATTCCGGTGAGCAGATAGAGGTCGACAATCCGGCCACCGGCGAGATCATCGGCCGAGTGCCTCGTCTGGGCTATGCGGAAACCGAGCGTGCCATCGAGGCGGCCCAGAATGCCTTCGCTGACTGGAAGGAAACCCCCGCGCTGGAACGTGCCGACATCCTGATGAAGTGGTACGCCCTGATGCAGGAGCACAAGGATGACCTGGCGCAGATCATGACCCTGGAGCAGGGCAAGCCACTCGCCGAATCCGCCGGTGAGATCCAGTATGCCGCCAGCTTCCTGCGCTGGTTCGCCGAGGAAGGGCAGCGAGTCTACGGTGACACCATTCCGGCAGCCAAGCGTGATCAGCGCATCATGGTGCTCAAGCAACCCGTGGGTGTCGTGGGGGCGATCACGCCGTGGAACTTCCCGTCATCGATGATCACCCGCAAGGCGGGTGCCGCATTGGCGGCGGGCTGCCCCATCGTGGTCAAGCCTGCCAGTCAGACTCCCTTCTCGGCGCTGGCGCTGGCGGTGCTGGCGGAGCGCGCTGGTGTGCCGCGTGGTGTCTTCAACGTGGTGCCGGGCTCGGCCAGGGATATCGCCAAGGCGATGACCGATTCGCGTCTCGTGCGCAAGGTCACCTTCACCGGCTCCACCGAAGTTGGCCGCGGACTGATGGCCAATGCCTCACAGCATATCCAGAAGATCTCGCTCGAGCTTGGCGGCAATGCGCCCTTCCTGGTGTTCGAAGACGCCGATCTCGATGCGGCGGTGGAAGGCGCGATGGCAGCCAAATTCCGCAACGCCGGCCAGACCTGCGTCTGCACCAACCGTTTCCTGGTGCAGTCCAGCGTGGTCAATGCCTTCAGCGAGAAGCTGGCAGCGGCGATGAATGCCGAGTTGACCGTGGGCAACGGCATGGAAGAGGGCGTCAAGGTCGGCCCACTGATTGATGGTGACGCCGTCGAGAAGGTCACGGATCACGTGCAGGATGCGCTCGACAAGGGGGCCGAGCTGTTGCTGGGCGGCCATCCGCATCCGCTGGGTGGCAGTTTCTTCACCCCGACGTTGATCTCGCAGGTGACGCCGGAGATGAAGGTGGCCCGTGAGGAAACCTTCGGGCCGCTGGCAGCCATCTTCCCCTTCGAGAGCGAGGAAGAGGCCATCGAGATGGCCAACGATACCGAGTTCGGGTTGGCCAGCTATTTCTATAGCACGGATCTCAAGCGTGTCTGGCGCGTCTCGGAAGGTCTGGATTACGGCATGGTCGGTATCAACACCGGACTGATCTCCAACGCCGCCGCGCCCTTCGGCGGCACCAAGGCATCGGGGCTGGGCCGTGAGGGCTCCAAGTATGGCCTCGAGGAGTACATGGAAACCAAGTATCTGTGTCTCTCACTTGGCTGA
- the folX gene encoding dihydroneopterin triphosphate 2'-epimerase produces the protein MPMHALHDEHLDHDLATIRIKNLRLRTYIGINDDEIQNRQDVVINVVIRYRAARAVQFNHISEALNYRTITKQLIAHVEDGRFALLERMTREVLDIVMQHEQVLTAQVEIDKPHALRFSDSVSITLSDSREDHIQTASVGR, from the coding sequence ATGCCGATGCATGCCTTGCACGATGAACATCTCGATCATGATCTCGCCACCATTCGCATCAAGAACCTGCGTCTGCGCACCTATATCGGGATCAACGATGACGAGATCCAGAATCGTCAGGACGTCGTGATCAATGTGGTGATCCGTTACCGCGCCGCGCGTGCGGTACAGTTCAACCACATCAGCGAAGCCCTCAACTATCGCACCATCACCAAGCAGCTGATCGCGCATGTCGAGGACGGGCGTTTCGCATTGCTCGAGCGCATGACGCGGGAAGTGCTGGATATCGTGATGCAGCATGAGCAGGTGCTGACGGCTCAGGTCGAGATCGACAAGCCGCATGCGCTGCGCTTCTCCGATTCGGTGTCCATCACCCTGTCGGACAGCCGGGAAGACCATATCCAGACGGCAAGTGTCGGACGCTAG
- the folE gene encoding GTP cyclohydrolase I FolE, whose translation MTEEIANHYRQIITALGEDPQREGLQDTPMRAAKAMQFLTHGYHQSLEEIVNGAVFTSDTDEMVLVKDIELYSMCEHHMLPFIGKCHIAYLPAGKVLGLSKFARITDMYSRRMQIQENLTKQIAEAVQQVTGARGVAVVVEARHMCMMMRGVEKQNSSMKTSVMLGAFRENQPTRQEFLTLIS comes from the coding sequence ATGACCGAAGAGATTGCCAACCATTACCGCCAGATCATCACTGCATTGGGTGAGGATCCGCAGCGCGAGGGCCTGCAGGACACGCCCATGCGTGCTGCCAAGGCCATGCAGTTCCTGACCCATGGCTATCATCAGTCGCTGGAGGAGATCGTCAACGGCGCCGTCTTCACCTCGGACACCGACGAGATGGTACTGGTCAAGGACATCGAGCTTTACTCGATGTGCGAGCATCACATGCTGCCGTTCATCGGCAAGTGCCATATCGCCTATCTGCCGGCGGGCAAGGTGCTGGGGCTGTCCAAGTTCGCGCGCATCACCGACATGTACTCGCGCCGCATGCAGATCCAGGAAAACCTCACCAAGCAGATCGCTGAGGCGGTCCAGCAGGTGACCGGCGCACGGGGTGTGGCGGTGGTGGTCGAGGCGCGCCACATGTGCATGATGATGCGTGGCGTGGAAAAGCAGAATTCCAGCATGAAGACCTCCGTGATGCTGGGGGCCTTCCGCGAGAATCAGCCGACCCGTCAGGAATTCCTGACCCTGATCAGCTGA
- a CDS encoding serine/threonine protein kinase, whose amino-acid sequence MDKRSHPFDALAPDRVVAAVESLGFWLPGEPFALNSYENRVYHLADDDRRRWVAKFYRPDRWSRAQILEEHAFLAELEAEGVPGAPAWADAKGETLHHHEGFDFALFPHVVGRAPELESPEHLYHLGELIGRVHAVGRQGLFQERETLTPLRILDESRDSVLASDWLSERQSESYQRVIEALRPLVAEQSWPQSGLLRAHGDCHIGNMLGRDDSFALVDFDDCLNAPAIQDLWMLLTGESDPELHMQLSEVLEGYEQHCDFNRGELKWIETLRTLRMVRHSAWVVRRWTDPAFPQAFSHVASLGYWDDHIRSLEQQRVVLDAPRWLA is encoded by the coding sequence CTGGACAAGCGTTCACATCCCTTTGATGCGCTTGCGCCGGATCGTGTCGTGGCCGCCGTCGAGTCGCTTGGTTTCTGGTTGCCCGGCGAGCCCTTCGCGCTCAACAGTTATGAGAATCGGGTCTATCACCTGGCCGATGATGACCGGCGGCGCTGGGTCGCCAAGTTCTATCGTCCGGATCGCTGGAGCCGCGCCCAGATCCTCGAGGAACACGCCTTTCTGGCCGAGCTGGAAGCCGAGGGCGTTCCCGGTGCGCCCGCCTGGGCGGATGCCAAGGGGGAGACCCTGCATCATCACGAAGGCTTCGACTTCGCGCTGTTTCCCCATGTGGTCGGGCGGGCTCCCGAACTCGAATCTCCCGAGCACCTCTACCATCTGGGAGAGCTGATCGGTCGCGTGCACGCCGTCGGACGTCAAGGCCTCTTCCAGGAGCGTGAAACGCTCACGCCACTGCGCATCCTCGACGAGAGTCGTGACAGCGTGCTGGCCTCCGACTGGCTGAGTGAGCGTCAGAGTGAAAGCTATCAGCGTGTCATCGAGGCGTTGCGCCCCCTGGTGGCGGAGCAGAGCTGGCCGCAGAGTGGCTTGCTGCGTGCGCATGGTGACTGCCATATCGGCAACATGCTGGGGCGGGATGACAGCTTCGCGCTGGTGGATTTCGATGATTGTCTCAATGCGCCTGCCATTCAGGATCTGTGGATGCTGTTGACGGGAGAGAGTGACCCCGAGCTCCACATGCAGTTGTCCGAGGTGCTGGAAGGATATGAGCAGCACTGCGACTTCAATCGCGGGGAGCTGAAGTGGATCGAGACACTGCGTACGCTGCGCATGGTGCGTCACAGTGCCTGGGTGGTACGGCGCTGGACGGATCCCGCCTTCCCGCAGGCCTTCTCGCATGTCGCGAGCCTGGGGTACTGGGATGACCACATCCGCAGTCTTGAGCAGCAGCGAGTCGTGCTTGATGCTCCTCGCTGGCTGGCGTGA
- a CDS encoding ComF family protein: MRNRHACPCCAEPVASEALSQVACARCLRTPPAYQHVYAPLRYEGLIAGLFQRYKDQHQRRAGLLLRQLMTRELAPFCREWLAARPEAWVILVPGDSRRRRMRGHEVLVELTRGLRVRERQRGDVVRIRSGHAADEDQRLRGRRGRLKAQRGRYDISAPLPESVLLIDDVMTSGATLDSLAQACQRAGAREVVACVLARTPPGSP; this comes from the coding sequence GTGCGCAATCGTCATGCCTGCCCGTGCTGTGCCGAGCCGGTGGCCTCCGAGGCATTGAGTCAGGTGGCCTGTGCACGGTGTCTGCGGACGCCACCGGCCTATCAGCACGTGTACGCTCCATTGCGCTATGAGGGGCTGATCGCGGGTCTCTTCCAGCGTTACAAGGACCAGCATCAGAGGCGTGCCGGGCTCCTGCTGCGTCAATTGATGACGCGAGAGCTGGCCCCGTTCTGCCGGGAGTGGCTGGCAGCACGTCCCGAGGCATGGGTCATCCTGGTGCCGGGGGATTCGCGACGGCGACGAATGCGGGGGCATGAGGTGCTGGTGGAGCTGACGCGTGGTCTGCGGGTGCGTGAACGACAACGCGGTGACGTGGTGCGGATTCGCTCGGGACATGCGGCCGATGAGGATCAGCGTCTGCGGGGGCGGCGCGGACGTCTGAAGGCGCAACGCGGACGTTATGACATCAGCGCTCCTCTGCCGGAAAGCGTGCTGTTGATCGATGATGTCATGACCAGTGGCGCGACCCTCGACAGCCTGGCGCAGGCCTGTCAGCGGGCGGGGGCTCGAGAGGTCGTCGCCTGTGTGCTAGCGCGTACGCCGCCTGGTTCGCCATGA
- the bioB gene encoding biotin synthase BioB, with protein MTVEAPSVTTQTSHDERTNADGEVRHDWRVEEIEALFALPFNDLLFRAQQIHRQHFDPNAVQVSTLLSIKTGACPEDCKYCPQSGHYNTGLGKEKLMEIQKVVEQARAAKDAGASRFCMGAAWKSPRERDLEVVTEMVRQVKSLGLETCMTLGMVDTDQARKLADAGLDYYNHNLDTSPEYYGEIITTRSYSERLDTLASVREAGMKVCSGGILGMGETTTDRAGLLRQLANLQPQPESVPINMLVKVAGTPLENVEDLDPIEFIRAIAVARIMMPKSHVRLSAGREQMDDSTQALAFLAGANSIFYGERLLTTGNPQANRDRELFERLGLHPETRQEVASDDVREAALKAAMEEQARANVEGSLFYDATREATPASSEGQVRERKPCGLVV; from the coding sequence ATGACCGTAGAAGCCCCGAGCGTGACCACGCAAACCTCGCACGACGAACGGACCAACGCAGATGGCGAGGTACGTCACGACTGGCGCGTCGAGGAAATCGAAGCGTTGTTCGCCCTGCCCTTCAATGACCTGCTGTTCCGGGCCCAGCAGATCCACCGCCAGCACTTCGATCCGAATGCCGTCCAGGTCTCGACCCTGCTGTCGATCAAGACCGGCGCCTGCCCGGAGGACTGCAAGTACTGCCCGCAGTCAGGCCACTACAACACTGGCCTGGGTAAGGAAAAGCTGATGGAGATCCAGAAGGTGGTCGAGCAGGCCCGCGCCGCCAAGGATGCCGGTGCCAGCCGTTTCTGCATGGGCGCCGCCTGGAAGAGCCCGCGGGAGCGCGATCTCGAGGTGGTCACCGAGATGGTGCGTCAGGTGAAATCACTGGGACTGGAAACCTGCATGACGCTGGGAATGGTCGATACCGATCAGGCCAGAAAGCTCGCGGATGCCGGCCTCGACTACTACAACCACAATCTGGACACCTCACCGGAGTACTACGGCGAGATCATCACCACGCGCAGCTACAGCGAGCGCCTGGACACCCTGGCCAGCGTGCGCGAAGCCGGCATGAAGGTATGCTCCGGCGGCATTCTCGGCATGGGGGAAACCACCACGGATCGTGCCGGCCTGCTGCGCCAGCTGGCCAATCTGCAACCACAGCCGGAATCGGTGCCGATCAACATGCTGGTCAAGGTGGCGGGCACACCGCTGGAAAATGTCGAGGATCTCGATCCCATCGAGTTCATCCGTGCCATCGCCGTGGCGCGCATCATGATGCCGAAGAGTCACGTGCGCCTGTCCGCCGGTCGCGAGCAGATGGACGATTCCACCCAGGCATTGGCCTTCCTCGCCGGCGCCAACTCCATCTTCTATGGCGAGCGTCTGCTGACCACCGGCAATCCGCAGGCCAACCGTGACCGCGAGCTGTTCGAGCGCCTCGGCCTGCACCCGGAAACCCGCCAGGAAGTCGCCAGTGACGATGTGCGGGAAGCGGCGCTCAAGGCGGCCATGGAAGAACAGGCGCGCGCCAACGTCGAAGGCAGCCTGTTCTACGATGCCACCCGCGAGGCGACGCCCGCCAGCAGTGAAGGCCAGGTGCGTGAACGCAAGCCCTGCGGTCTGGTGGTCTGA
- a CDS encoding aminotransferase class I/II-fold pyridoxal phosphate-dependent enzyme has product MATRSRSRTRSSTGASFAHLDDLLARREQVGRYRRRLTLDSPQGPNVSLSGQAADEEARPLLNFAANDYLGLANHPSLIEAGCRAAREFGVGSGSAHLVNGHQTLHHRLEARLAELTGRPRALLFSTGFMANLGVIDALASASREAGRTLEIFHDRLNHASLLDGARLASSGNSAVRSRRFHHRDLEDLERQLARSRADDRLVISDGVFSMDGDCADITGLARACARHGAWLMIDDAHGVGVLGEHGEGLVGRDTPLAEVPVLVGTLGKALGSAGAFVAGSEALIESLIQLARPYIYTTAQPPHVAAATLAALDIVEQEPQRREHLAARVRQFREGCAALLAGSGLALGLPLVMAGAPSPLTDPMTPIQPLVLGSETRALAWSAALRERGILVSAIRPPTVPAGSSRLRFTFSAAHSENDVETLLAALREVLESSTTRPTTGAET; this is encoded by the coding sequence GTGGCCACCCGCTCACGCTCACGCACGCGCTCCAGTACCGGCGCAAGCTTCGCCCACCTGGACGATCTGCTCGCCAGACGCGAGCAGGTCGGGCGCTATCGCCGGCGCCTGACACTGGACTCCCCACAGGGGCCCAACGTCAGCCTCTCCGGGCAGGCGGCAGATGAAGAGGCACGTCCGCTGCTCAACTTCGCCGCCAATGATTATCTGGGACTGGCCAATCATCCCTCGCTGATCGAGGCCGGCTGTCGTGCAGCCCGGGAATTCGGTGTCGGCAGCGGCAGTGCCCATCTGGTCAATGGTCACCAGACGCTTCATCACCGACTGGAAGCCCGTCTGGCCGAATTGACCGGACGCCCGCGTGCGCTGTTGTTCTCCACCGGCTTCATGGCCAATCTCGGCGTGATCGATGCGCTCGCGAGCGCCTCGCGCGAGGCCGGGCGCACTCTCGAGATCTTTCATGACCGTCTCAACCACGCCAGCCTCCTCGATGGCGCGCGGCTGGCATCCTCCGGCAACTCAGCCGTGCGCTCGCGCCGCTTCCATCATCGCGACCTCGAGGATCTCGAGCGCCAGCTGGCACGCTCCCGGGCCGATGACAGGCTGGTGATCAGCGATGGCGTGTTCAGCATGGATGGCGACTGTGCCGATATCACGGGCCTGGCTCGGGCATGTGCTCGCCATGGCGCCTGGCTGATGATCGACGATGCGCATGGGGTGGGCGTGCTGGGCGAGCACGGCGAAGGACTGGTCGGACGGGACACTCCGCTGGCCGAAGTGCCGGTATTGGTGGGCACGCTGGGCAAGGCCCTGGGCAGCGCTGGCGCCTTCGTCGCCGGCAGCGAGGCGTTGATCGAAAGCCTGATCCAGCTGGCCCGCCCATATATCTACACCACGGCGCAACCCCCGCACGTCGCTGCCGCCACCCTGGCAGCGCTGGATATCGTCGAGCAGGAACCACAGCGACGCGAGCACCTGGCGGCGCGCGTACGACAGTTTCGCGAGGGGTGTGCAGCTCTGCTGGCAGGCAGTGGTCTGGCGCTCGGCCTGCCCCTGGTGATGGCAGGCGCCCCCTCGCCCCTCACTGACCCGATGACACCGATCCAGCCACTGGTACTCGGTAGCGAGACTCGTGCCCTTGCCTGGAGCGCGGCACTGCGCGAGCGCGGCATTCTGGTATCTGCCATTCGCCCCCCGACGGTCCCAGCCGGCAGTTCACGTCTGCGCTTCACCTTCAGTGCCGCGCACAGCGAGAACGATGTCGAGACTCTGCTGGCCGCCCTCAGGGAGGTGCTGGAATCGAGCACTACCAGACCCACCACGGGGGCCGAGACATGA
- a CDS encoding alpha/beta fold hydrolase yields the protein MTRLTRLVLFNGWGIDARIWQPLKTRLAERQQAAERERTAGPATRPIEIVTADWPLAAPDDPEAAPSHLGGADTLWLGWSLGALRAEALATALPMDQRPAALIALAMGPAFITPDHATPETTLAHRRSPAPLPALPSTTLTTFQTAFARSPLASWQHFLRWQASGEPDPRDCLRQLRELIGTRPESSVDALSAGLEELATRRMSLTRAGPNLEFWLGRDDPLLAPGLAEALRDHGHQVVEYCGGHCLPLSHHDDLADALLTRMGHVVVAREED from the coding sequence ATGACGCGATTGACACGTCTGGTGCTGTTCAACGGCTGGGGTATCGATGCCCGCATCTGGCAACCCTTGAAGACGCGACTGGCCGAGCGACAGCAAGCTGCCGAACGAGAGCGGACTGCCGGACCTGCGACACGCCCGATCGAGATCGTGACGGCAGACTGGCCCCTTGCGGCGCCTGACGATCCCGAAGCAGCTCCTTCGCACCTCGGCGGAGCGGACACGCTGTGGCTGGGCTGGTCATTGGGTGCGCTACGCGCCGAGGCACTCGCGACTGCGCTGCCGATGGACCAACGGCCCGCGGCACTCATCGCGTTGGCCATGGGGCCGGCGTTCATCACGCCGGATCACGCGACTCCCGAGACGACTCTTGCTCATCGCAGGTCCCCGGCGCCCCTTCCGGCACTGCCCAGCACCACGCTCACCACTTTCCAGACAGCCTTTGCCCGCTCTCCGCTCGCCAGCTGGCAGCATTTCCTGCGCTGGCAGGCCAGTGGCGAGCCTGACCCGCGCGACTGCCTGCGGCAGTTGCGTGAATTGATCGGCACTCGCCCTGAAAGCTCTGTCGATGCACTCTCGGCAGGGCTCGAGGAGCTGGCCACGCGGCGAATGTCACTGACACGAGCAGGTCCGAATCTCGAGTTCTGGCTGGGCCGGGATGATCCATTGCTGGCACCGGGACTTGCCGAGGCACTGCGTGATCACGGCCATCAGGTGGTGGAATATTGCGGCGGACATTGTCTGCCACTGAGTCACCATGATGACCTGGCCGATGCCCTGCTGACTCGCATGGGCCATGTCGTCGTTGCAAGGGAAGAAGACTGA
- a CDS encoding methyltransferase domain-containing protein: protein MQMVTLPHASSRQRIAQAFDRGASEYLTLARAQHVMASRLFETLPTTLPDAAVVLDLGCGPGQWTRELACHYSTARCLGLDLSMAMLREASRSPDTPPRHMTPGNAKPPIHWLRGDAERLPVADNSLDLVFSSLAVQWCPTPRHWLGELARALKPGGRAHINTLGPGTLAEIRHAWQRQDDSVRHFPSREQLIDWARRTGLKVHCQTHRHVFHYPDVSAVMRSIKGIGAQTASGYRLTRADLAQASARHEALRTSQGLPVSYQVIELVMEKSVTD from the coding sequence ATGCAGATGGTGACCCTGCCCCACGCGTCGTCGCGCCAGCGTATCGCTCAGGCCTTCGATCGCGGCGCGAGCGAATACCTCACCCTGGCACGCGCCCAGCATGTCATGGCCAGCCGATTGTTCGAGACCTTGCCGACAACGCTTCCGGATGCTGCGGTGGTGCTGGATCTGGGGTGCGGCCCCGGCCAATGGACACGCGAGCTGGCGTGCCACTACTCCACCGCACGTTGCCTGGGGCTGGATCTGTCGATGGCCATGCTCAGAGAGGCCTCGAGATCCCCCGACACGCCGCCTCGGCACATGACACCAGGCAACGCGAAACCTCCTATCCACTGGTTGCGCGGCGATGCCGAGCGCCTGCCAGTGGCCGACAACAGTCTGGACCTGGTGTTCTCGAGCCTGGCAGTGCAATGGTGCCCCACCCCCCGCCACTGGCTGGGGGAGCTTGCGCGTGCACTGAAGCCGGGTGGCAGGGCGCACATCAATACGCTCGGACCAGGCACATTGGCAGAGATCCGCCATGCCTGGCAGCGACAGGATGACTCGGTCCGACACTTTCCCTCCCGAGAGCAGCTGATCGACTGGGCACGGCGCACTGGCCTCAAGGTGCATTGCCAGACACATCGTCATGTCTTCCATTATCCTGACGTCTCGGCCGTCATGCGCTCCATCAAGGGAATAGGCGCCCAGACAGCGAGCGGGTATCGCCTGACACGTGCGGATCTGGCCCAGGCGTCCGCCCGACACGAGGCGCTTCGCACATCGCAAGGATTGCCTGTAAGCTATCAAGTCATTGAACTTGTCATGGAAAAATCAGTCACAGACTGA